The Rhodohalobacter sp. SW132 genomic sequence AAGCGCGGTTTCACGGGCAGTAGACACGATGGAGCCGGCGGCGTGCGGAACACTCATATCCGTTTCCGGTGATAGCTGCCACCCACCGCGGTAGAAAAAGGACGCTGCTTCACCGGCATCCGTATCAATTCCGTCACCCACATAGGTTAACATAAGGCCAAGCGGTTGTGAAATACGTTCCTGAAGGGCATCGGCATAACTCATTCCGGTGAGGTCTTCAATGATAAACCCGAGTAAAACATATGCCGTATTGCTGTATTCCACATCGGATCCCGCTTCAAATGACGTTCCGATCTGCTCAAAATTTTCAAGGTGCTGTTCACGGGATCTCGGCTCAGACATATATCCGGTATACTCCTCAAGATTCGTAAAATTTACCAGGCCCGATTGATGACGCAGCATCTGTTCAATAGTGATTGATTCCGATCCGGGAATTCCGGGGAAAAAATGATTGAGTGTAGTATCGAGTGAAAGCTGCCCCTCTTCGACAAGCTGCAGGATCAACACGGCAGTGTAACTTTTGGTGATCGATCCGATGCGATACTTTGATGAAGGCTGTGCCCGCTTGCCATCCTCGCTGATTTTTCCATACGCGTGCTCATATAGTGTTTCATCATCTTTCATGATGAACACGCTTCCCATAAAGCGATTATTCTTTTCAAGAAGAGAAAAGTATTGGTCGATTTTATCGGTATCCAGTGAAGATTGACCATACACTCCGACCGAAAGTGGCAGCAAGAAAAGTAAAAAGGATAGGGTACGTAATGATGAATTCATAACAGATCGGGTTAATTGGAAGATGAATTTTGATACGACATCTTCCGGGAAAAGTTGCTCATTTTCCCGAACCTGTTATGCCCGGATGGTGGAGTTCGAAACCATGTTAATCATATGTGATTTAATTCCCCGACATTCTGGGGCGGAAAGGACGTAAAGTCCCCCTTCGAAGGGGGACACTCCAGAATAATCTCCATATCGATCAAAAAATTATGGGATTCAATAGGGATTTTTTATATCAAAATTGAAGCTTTAGCCCGGCCATAATCCATCGGCGCGGCATTGGTGCTCCAAGGATCTCCTGGTATTCGGTGTCGGTAAGATTCATCACGCGGAGATAAACCGTGGAAGGGCTCCAGCCGGTCTGAGCTTCTATTTTTAGATTGCTCAGGAAATAGGCTGACGGAACATCTCCATCAATAATCTGGTCGGACTCTTCCGAACGAACATGGTAGCTGTTTTCTGAATGAAAGGAGATCCATCGTGCGGTGTACCGCAGCCCGAAGTTTACCTGGTGACTGGGGTGATTTGCAATGTACTTCGACGGATCATCGCCATCACTCGTTGTGCGAATAAAGGTGTAGCCGGCCTGAAGCCCGATGGCCCGGTTTTGATTCAGGTTATGGGTCAGATCAGACAAAAACTCCACACCCACTACGCTGCTCTGTTCGATGTTGGATGCGTAAAAATAGAGTTCATCCGGCTGCAGATTATCGGCATTTGTAATCTGATTGGAATTCACCAGTGCATAATCGATCAGGTTGCTCGATGATCGGTAGAAAACGGTTGGTGAAATTTTGACTGTACTGCGGGGTCTCCAGTCGAGCCCGCCGTCGATGGTAAATGAGCGCTCGGGACGAAGATCCGGATTTCCGATGTTTCGAAGCGGCTGCAGATCAGGAATTTGTGAAGAGATATAGCGCTCGGTAAAATCACCCACGCGAATGGCACGGCCTGCTGAACTGCGAAGCGTGACGGTGCCGGCGGTATAGGAGGCACTCAGCTGCGGCAGAAATTCAGCCGGCACGTTGCTGTCGAACTGAATACGGGCACTGGCCGTGACATTAAATCCGTTGAGCCAGCTGAAGGATCCAATCGCGTAAATTCCGCCCATATCGGTTTGATGGTTTCCGCGGTCGGTACTCTCAATCTGCTTGTTCAGGTACTGTGCACCCGCCATCAGGCGAATGTAATTGAACCGGTTTGAGATTGCATCACTCTGAAGTTCATATTGATGGGAGAGATTTACAAAGATCTGGTCAGTCGTGTGATCATTTGGCGGAATGGCACCGGGCATAAAATCGAACGTATCCTCCACATTCCGGTAGGAAAAATTAAGTTCGGAGCGGTGCGCATTTCGGTCGTGCGTGATTGCTGCAAGTCCCCATCGGCTGCCGATCTGTTCTTCAGATTGATCAAACTCACTGCGTGTGTAAAAATATCGGGCGCTGAAATCCCGCTCTTCAATACCGCCGCGGGTGTAGATGGTGAGGTGATCGGAGAGCCTGTAGGAGAGCGAGGAGGTGAAGGTGGTCAGGTTAAAATAGTTGTTGTAGGTGGGCTGATCAGAAGCACCGGCGTCAAAACCGGGATTGTCGAGCTCCTCACCGTCGGATGAAACGTGCCGCAGCGAGGTGCTGAATCTCCATCGATTTTGCTGGAGGTCAACGGCTATGTCGCCAAGCTGCAGGTTGTGCTGACCCGCGCCAAGATCGGCTGAAACGCGGGTTTGAAGCTGATCACTTCTCGATAGTTCACGTTCGAGGTATGACCTGGTTTTGATATGGATCACGCCGCCAACAGCATCGGCGCCAAAAGAAGCACTTGCAGGACCGCGAACGAGTTCAATCTGACCGATTTCAGAAAGAGAAACCGGAATATTGGTATTGAAATGAGCTGTGAGCGGATCGTTCAGCGGTACATTATCAAGCATAAACAGTACCTGTGAAAACGTGCTGCCGCGAACGCCCACATCCGCCTGTACGCCAAAACCCTGCCGCGCATTGATATTTACGCCCGGCAGTGACCGGAGCAGATCATCCACAGAAGTGACAGGCATCTGGTCGATATCACGCCGGGTGATTACCGAAACATTTTTTCCGCTTTCGGAAACGGTGGAAGAGATCCGGGATGCAGTAACAGCAATAGAATCAAGTTCCACCTCAACCTGTGAAAATACATCCTGAACAATAAAAAGAGCTATAAATGTGAGAGATAAGAGTAACTTGTAAAACATAGAATTTGTACATCTTTAAATTTTTTGATCAACCGGTGCAGAGATATTTCGTGGATTACCCGGTTTTTTTGATAGCTTAGTTAGATTTGTATGCTCGTACATACAGAACACGTATCGGATCGAAAAGATACAGGCATCGGAATTGAATAGAAACCTGAATCCATAAAAGGGTAAATCCAAAATAGAGAGGCAGATTATGGGATTACGCCAGACACAGGGTTCAGATGTTTCATTACGACTCCTTAAAGGGCGCTTACCTTCGATATCGATATTGCTCGTAAGGACTGGTTTTGTATGGAGCGGTTGAACTGTACTGAATTGCGCCGCAATTTGATGGTTAATTACCCTAAATATTCAGATATATCAGATAGAACTGCTGACCGAAAAAATAGTTTTTGTTCAGTTTCTTAAGCCTAAAGCCCGTTAAATTTTAATTTCATTTGATCATTGTTCGATAATTTTGATATTTAAGGGCTGTAAACTCACTATTATCAGGAGTGTGGCATTTTAAATGCAAATTTAATCCCGTTAGTATGTATGATGAAAAAGACTTAAAAACGATTCTTTCAAGGGCTTTACAAATTCAAAAACATAATGAAGGGAGCAGATCACTTTCCGGTTCCATTGAAAAACTATCACTCGATGAAATAGAAGAGATTGCCAGGGAATCGGGTTTATCCCCGGATTATGTAAGAGAGGCAGCAGTTGAACTGGAAGGCATCCCCAATGAGAAACCAATCTTTCTGGAAACTGGAAAAAATCATGAAATTGAACTTTTGGGTTATGCAAAAGGGGAAATTGATCAGAAAAGCTGGGCAGAATTACGATCTGTAATTGAAGAAAATTTTAAAAGTTCAGGAGTTGTAAGAAGATATCCGGATGGCGTTCAGTGGAATGTGAAGCCAACCGGTTTTTTTAAAATGTTCAAGTCGAATAACACAAAAAGTGTAGAGTTTCAAAATTCGGGACTGAGAACGATTATCCGAATTAAAAAGCATCTGAAATTATACCGGAGGATCTTGTATCCCGCCTACGGTTCCCTTGCAGGTGCCTGTATGGTGTTTGCTCTCTTACTCCGGTCGGGAGATATAGGAGCACTTATTGGAATTGCAGCATTTTTGGCTGTTTCGAAGCTATTTTTCAAATGGGCTGATTTTGTTAAGGAGAAATCAAGGGCAAATCTGCAGGACACCATGTCACAGCTTCAAACGATTATTAATCGAAAGTACAAAGCCAATAATCAAGATAAATTAAGCGGCGGTATGGTTATAGATGATAGTGCAGCAGAATCCAGCTCCTATGATAGGGATCAAAAAATGAAACCTTCTGTCAAGAGTCGCACTTCTTAGCATTTTTCAATTTTCGTCTGTTAATAAAAAAGGGATCTGCAAGCCCCGGCTGACGCCTACATTTTCTCTTTCTGTAGGGTAGGTTGATGGCCATTGATTCTTTTGAAGAGAGTTCGGAGTCAGGTTCTGCTCGTCAGCCCGCAGAGGCAGTGTGCAGACGAGGGTTGGGCAGTTGACATTTTTTCAAACCGAAAATGAAAAAACGTCATTTTCATCTCCGAAGTTTGACATTTTTTCAATTTTGAAAACCATTTAAACCGAGTGGCACAGCCGTTGCATGAATACTTAGTGAGTGTTGATGACTAACATTCATTCGTTCAAAGATTCGTAATCAAATCAAACAACCCTAAAAATAATTTAAACCTGGAGGTAACAGTCATGAGAAATCGAAATCTTCCAACCATGTTTGCGGATCGAAATTCAGATGTAGCCAGTTTGAGCAGCTGGATGGACCGCGTGTTTGATGAAGTTGTAAATCGTAACTCCGGAACATTTGTACCTACACTGAATGTCTCCGAAACGGATAAAACATTTGAAATTAATGTAGCACTTCCCGGTATGAGCAGGGAAGATGTTGAAATTCATTATGAAAATGATATCCTGACCATCAGCGGTGAACGTCGCTGGAAAGAGGAAGAGAAAGAAAACGGCCGCCGCTATCACAGAGTGGAATCAGGATATGGTACTTTCAACCGGTCGCTGCCATTGCCAAAAATTGTAGATGCTGAAAACATTTCTGCATCATTTGAAAATGGTGAGTTAATCATAACAGCGCCGAAATTAAAAGAGAAGGCCGGCAAAAAAATCGAAGTGAAATAAAACAGAGTCGCCGGTTTGAAACGTACACTAAAAGCCGTGGTAAGAGCCACGGCTTTTCTTTTTTGGTGATCCTGACACTAAGGAATTTCTATTTCTCAAATAGAGTGACCGGTATTCAAGGAAATATCAGGAGTGTTACGATCATAATTCTAATAATCACTGCTCCTGTTTTTGATCTTAGAATAGATAGTCAGCATCAATTCATAAATAGCTGGCTGTCGGAGCTGCCTTTGATATTTGATTTTATAAATGAGAGAACCAGCTTAATGTTGAAGTCATCCAAATCGATTTTGTAATCCGCTCCACACTGCTTCAGTAGCGAGTGGAACAGTTCTCTTGAGAGTTCATCGTTGCTGGAGGTGATATCGTATTTTAGAATGGAACATGCGTCACCCGTTTTGTAAATCTGCAGGCGAACCTGCTCGTCAACTTCATCCAGTGAGATGGTAATTGGATTGGGATCGCGACCCAGGCAGGCGTAAATCAATTGATTGATTGCGAGTGCAAATGGAATTGCCTGGTTGATGTTAATATCAACCGGAACTGACTCAATGGTTATCTCCGGGGCGTGGTCTCCAGAAGCATTTTTCGCCGCAATTGAGATAAGATCTTCAAGCAGGCTGCCAAACGGTACCTTAGAAAAAGAATCGGATTGATAGAGATTTTCATGTACCAGGGCGAGCGATTGAATTCGGGTGAGTATGCTCTGGATGGATTCAGAATCGGGCTCGCTACTGCTCATCTCAAGCTGGATAATGCCGGAAATCATCGCCAGGTTATTTTTCACCCTGTGATGAATCTCACCGAGCATCAGCTCCTTTTCGTGAAGGGACTCACTGATCTTCATCTGCGACTCTTTCTGCTGGGTAATATCTTTCAATATTCCCATTACTTTAACAGGAGCGCCCTCTTCATTTCGGTAGACCTCAGCCCGTTCAATCACGTGAATCTGTTCACCATCTGCACGGGTTACTTTATGTTCGCATGGGATAAATTCACCACCCCCGATTACACGGGTTACAGCATCTGTAAGTTTTTGTACATCCTCTTCACCTGGAAGCATTTCTTCAAACCTTTCGATAGAAGGTTCAAAAGTATCGGGGTCGGTTCTCATTAGTTGATGGAGCTGAGGTGACCAGGTGAGAATATCTTGCTGTGGCAGCCAGACCCAGTGACCAACCATGGCAATCCGCTGAGCCTGCGTGAGGATATTCAGCGTATCCTGATGACTCATTTCGATCTCTTTCATCTTCTGGATACTTTTGGCGGTAGCGTACCAGAGTCCTTTTTTTTCAGAAAGCGTAACCTCAAACCAAAAACAGTTTTCATTCGCAGATTTTATCAGTGTTTGCCTGGAAAAGTGGTCTGGACGATCATTAGAATCGGCCCATCGATTCAGTTCGTTAATAAACTCAGAGCCGTGGATCAGCTTGGTAAGCGGCTCTCCCGACAGGTCATTCGTGGAATACCCAAGAAGGTGCTGAACCTCGTCGTTGATGCTGAGAATCTTATATAATTTCGGATCGATGGTAAACATCAGATCCGCAGAATTTTTCAAAAAAGTAGCGGTTTTTTCCAGTTCAGCATTTCTTTTTCGCAGATTAAGGCGAACCTCAACCTCTGAGCTCAGAATGCTCAGGCTTTCGAGCTGATGATCCGTCAGCTTTCGAGGTTCCTGATCGATAACACAAAGTGTTCCGATGTTAGATCCGCCGCTTCCTTTAATATTATAGCCGGCATAAAACCGAAAATTAGGTTCATTAAGAACATAAGGTGAGTTTTTAAACCGGTTATCTTCGGCTAAATCCTCAACGACCATTCGTTTATCATTCTGAATGGTATGTTGACAAAATGTGTGTTCCCGCGGGTATCGGCCCACATCAATACCAACGGATGATTTTGTCCATTGGCTATCTTCGTCAATGAAATTGATCATTCCAATCGGGGCGCCGCAAATCCGGGCTGCGAGGCGGATAAGAGAATCAAGATTTTCATCACTATTTAATTCAGGAATATAGTACGATTGAAGTTCTTTAAGGCGAACTTCTTCTACGGTGATGGTACTGCCGTTCACCGCATCTCCCTGATACTGAGATGTTTGTAACGCTGAATGATTAGTCACTTCTGGTAGTAGAATCTTATTGAATAAATGTACACGGAAATTCTTTTCACAATAACAGGAGAACCTGAATTATAACCGTAGTTCGTTTATCGGTTGAAATTAATAAAAGCTTAAAACAGCGGACTTCAACGAGATTTAGCCTAAAGAATGGTGACTTTTTTTCCAAAACGAGTACCTCATTGTATCTAAACAAATGGTACCGCTTATTGTGAGAATTTGGATACTGAATATAATGGGAAATCTTACTCTTGATTGCAGAAGATTGTGGAGATTTGAGACCTTCATAAATAGGCTGTCCTTTGAAATATAGATTCCATTACCTGCTTTTCCACTATATCGGTGATGAAATAGTTTAACCCTTTAAACCTGAGTTCGCTTCTTAAATTTATCGTATATCAACAAAAACAGTCCAAAAAGGGCGTTAGTTAATTTGATTCGTCAACAATTATGTCATGCCGGACTCCGATCCGGCATCTCCTGCCTTGTTAAGGACGGGAGATCACGCATCGAGTGCGAGATGACGCCCTTTTTGGACTGTTTTTGACATTTTTAAATCGAACTCAGGTTTTAAAAATGAGGTTATTATTCAATTGGTTTTAAATAGTTTAGAAAATAAAAAATGGATGAAAATCAGATTATTATGATAGGTGTAAAGATAATTTCACGCTTAGTCTAATGTATAGGCTTGTTAAAATTGAGATACGATTTTGGTATAAAGAATAAGGGGTGGCATAGAAATTTTACAGGCTCTTAAGTAGACATATTGATAACGCAAATGTAATTGAAACAGGGGGTAAGTATGAGGGATAAAGTAGATGTATCAAACTCAATAAAAATATTGAACGAAAATCTGAACAGTGTTGCAAGAGTGGCAGAGTGGGCGGATGTAATGGGGTACGACTGCCCGAAAAAGTTCGCCAGAAGCTTTTTGAAGCATTACTACGAACGCCCGCAAGCCTACCTGAAATATGTCCGTTTGAAAAGTATTACTCGGGATTTGCGTGATGGCAAGCAGTCAAATTTCATGATTGCGATAAAACACGGAATTCCGGATGAGATTGCGCTCAATAAGTTTGTGAACTACCATCTTGGATGTTCACCCACTGATATTAAGCGAATGACGACTGAACAGGCTGAAAGATGTATTGGGAAAATTCGGTAGTAAAGTTCGGTAGTGAGACTCTACTATTATTTATCTATAGTGCATCATAGCAAATGTCTCATTCAACAGCCGGAAGGCTATTAAATTGTGTATAGAGAGGGAACTTAATGATACACACATCTCTAACTTTTCTAACCCGGCAGATCAATGAAGATCTGAAATTACGGACGGATGATCCCGATACGGAACGGATATTTTTGACAAGTGTGGCTACTGAAAGTGCCGGTATTGTGATTCCCGACAGCTCCCTGGGGCTCTCGCTGATCAATATCGAGGAGGAGAGACATTTTAAAGACCAGAAGACCACCGTCTTAAATGAAAATGGCATCGCCGAGCAGATGAATCCGGAGATTAAGCTGAACCTGTTTATCCTGATTTCGGCCAACTTCCAGGATACCCGTCAGCAGGATCCGAGTGATGATTATGTGGAAGGGCTAAAACAATTGTCGTACGTAATCTCTTTTTTTCAGTCCAAAAATGTATTCACCCCGGATAACTCCCCGGCCATGAGTGAAATCGATCCGGAGCTTCAAAAATTGGTAGTTGAGCTCTACTCCTATTCGTTTGAGCAGCTCTACAATTTCTGGAGTGTTGTTGGAGCGAAATATTTACCGTCGGTTCTCTACCGCGTCCGGCTGATTCGCTTCCAGGAGAAATCGATCAAATCTACGGCACTGCCTATCGAGAAAATTGGAATTCACAGTCATGGGAAGAATCATGGTTAGCATTAACTATAAAAGGCTGTTTAACCTCCACTTGTTTCATAATTATTATGAAAACGGGCGTCCGACTGGAATTCATCTGCATCCCGCTCATCAAACCGCCCGCAAGATGAAGGGGGCAAATATGCTCTTTAAGCGAATTCCGGGCGGTGTGGTTGTGCTGTATCGTGCGGGAGAGGACGAAACAACGCCGGTTGTTGAACTGGATCCCGATCAGCGGTTCACGTTCTTCATCACATCAGATCATAAAACCGAATTTCAGAATATCACGCAGCTGGATCTCGCACCAGATGACCGTTTTCATTCCGGCAGCATTCTTCATTTCAGTAATGATCCGGAAAATCCTTCTATCGATCCAGATCAGCCGGAAGGGATCTTCCATTCCATTCTTGACGGAACCCGAAACACGGTGTTCAACTATTTCTTTCAGATTGATGGTAACCCTGATGTGGTGCTCTTACAAGTTAGTAACGATGAGGGGGACTTGATATCCCTTGGTAAAACCGTTGATGGATCACCTCTGCCCACCTCTCTTACTCTGGAGAAAACCGATGAAGACACCTATAGCCGTAGACTTGATCTGCAAAACCAACCCGCCGGGCGATATACGGTGACTATCCGAAACGAAGATGATGACGAAACTTTAAAGGAAGAAACATTTTATGTGGACGACCGGCTGGCATCCCGCAATATTTTGGGTATTGCTGAAATCAAATATACCAGCGGAACCGGCCATCTCTATGGCGCCACCGAAGAGTA encodes the following:
- a CDS encoding serine hydrolase, producing MNSSLRTLSFLLFLLPLSVGVYGQSSLDTDKIDQYFSLLEKNNRFMGSVFIMKDDETLYEHAYGKISEDGKRAQPSSKYRIGSITKSYTAVLILQLVEEGQLSLDTTLNHFFPGIPGSESITIEQMLRHQSGLVNFTNLEEYTGYMSEPRSREQHLENFEQIGTSFEAGSDVEYSNTAYVLLGFIIEDLTGMSYADALQERISQPLGLMLTYVGDGIDTDAGEAASFFYRGGWQLSPETDMSVPHAAGSIVSTARETALFYHALFNGELLNEESFEAMVSFEGPFGMGLIRFPFHDKTLIGHNGGIDGYQSNSAYQPEDEYIYAVLGNAVNLNFNNILIALNSIIYNVEFEMPTFETSEPITLGEEQLELYAGTYSSPGFPLQIRLFAEDGNMFGQATGQGPFPLTIYDERTMRFDQAGIEIVFEEMSEEEERYKEFRFTQGGSSFQFSLEPEGE
- a CDS encoding TonB-dependent siderophore receptor; protein product: MFYKLLLSLTFIALFIVQDVFSQVEVELDSIAVTASRISSTVSESGKNVSVITRRDIDQMPVTSVDDLLRSLPGVNINARQGFGVQADVGVRGSTFSQVLFMLDNVPLNDPLTAHFNTNIPVSLSEIGQIELVRGPASASFGADAVGGVIHIKTRSYLERELSRSDQLQTRVSADLGAGQHNLQLGDIAVDLQQNRWRFSTSLRHVSSDGEELDNPGFDAGASDQPTYNNYFNLTTFTSSLSYRLSDHLTIYTRGGIEERDFSARYFYTRSEFDQSEEQIGSRWGLAAITHDRNAHRSELNFSYRNVEDTFDFMPGAIPPNDHTTDQIFVNLSHQYELQSDAISNRFNYIRLMAGAQYLNKQIESTDRGNHQTDMGGIYAIGSFSWLNGFNVTASARIQFDSNVPAEFLPQLSASYTAGTVTLRSSAGRAIRVGDFTERYISSQIPDLQPLRNIGNPDLRPERSFTIDGGLDWRPRSTVKISPTVFYRSSSNLIDYALVNSNQITNADNLQPDELYFYASNIEQSSVVGVEFLSDLTHNLNQNRAIGLQAGYTFIRTTSDGDDPSKYIANHPSHQVNFGLRYTARWISFHSENSYHVRSEESDQIIDGDVPSAYFLSNLKIEAQTGWSPSTVYLRVMNLTDTEYQEILGAPMPRRWIMAGLKLQF
- a CDS encoding Hsp20/alpha crystallin family protein — protein: MRNRNLPTMFADRNSDVASLSSWMDRVFDEVVNRNSGTFVPTLNVSETDKTFEINVALPGMSREDVEIHYENDILTISGERRWKEEEKENGRRYHRVESGYGTFNRSLPLPKIVDAENISASFENGELIITAPKLKEKAGKKIEVK
- a CDS encoding histidine kinase dimerization/phosphoacceptor domain -containing protein codes for the protein MTNHSALQTSQYQGDAVNGSTITVEEVRLKELQSYYIPELNSDENLDSLIRLAARICGAPIGMINFIDEDSQWTKSSVGIDVGRYPREHTFCQHTIQNDKRMVVEDLAEDNRFKNSPYVLNEPNFRFYAGYNIKGSGGSNIGTLCVIDQEPRKLTDHQLESLSILSSEVEVRLNLRKRNAELEKTATFLKNSADLMFTIDPKLYKILSINDEVQHLLGYSTNDLSGEPLTKLIHGSEFINELNRWADSNDRPDHFSRQTLIKSANENCFWFEVTLSEKKGLWYATAKSIQKMKEIEMSHQDTLNILTQAQRIAMVGHWVWLPQQDILTWSPQLHQLMRTDPDTFEPSIERFEEMLPGEEDVQKLTDAVTRVIGGGEFIPCEHKVTRADGEQIHVIERAEVYRNEEGAPVKVMGILKDITQQKESQMKISESLHEKELMLGEIHHRVKNNLAMISGIIQLEMSSSEPDSESIQSILTRIQSLALVHENLYQSDSFSKVPFGSLLEDLISIAAKNASGDHAPEITIESVPVDININQAIPFALAINQLIYACLGRDPNPITISLDEVDEQVRLQIYKTGDACSILKYDITSSNDELSRELFHSLLKQCGADYKIDLDDFNIKLVLSFIKSNIKGSSDSQLFMN
- a CDS encoding AraC family transcriptional regulator, translating into MRDKVDVSNSIKILNENLNSVARVAEWADVMGYDCPKKFARSFLKHYYERPQAYLKYVRLKSITRDLRDGKQSNFMIAIKHGIPDEIALNKFVNYHLGCSPTDIKRMTTEQAERCIGKIR
- a CDS encoding DUF4255 domain-containing protein, with product MIHTSLTFLTRQINEDLKLRTDDPDTERIFLTSVATESAGIVIPDSSLGLSLINIEEERHFKDQKTTVLNENGIAEQMNPEIKLNLFILISANFQDTRQQDPSDDYVEGLKQLSYVISFFQSKNVFTPDNSPAMSEIDPELQKLVVELYSYSFEQLYNFWSVVGAKYLPSVLYRVRLIRFQEKSIKSTALPIEKIGIHSHGKNHG